Proteins from one Argopecten irradians isolate NY chromosome 15, Ai_NY, whole genome shotgun sequence genomic window:
- the LOC138309653 gene encoding ATP-dependent DNA helicase Q1-like, with protein sequence MYKHRCLLTSLRTGKSPTVYVESLDALGYFYQVLNHHLKELQYYPPHVNKPENRLFAQYHKEYMPDMKTHIIQEIENEDPNLRLVLATKAMGMGLNAPHIRRIIHCRPPTTLEKYAQEIGRAGRDGARTKAVLHYNNSDIATCKNRKGLSSAMAEFCKNTTSCLRVELVKYFGFDNVMFNGPAAGYCSNCAGTVKETYL encoded by the coding sequence GTGTTTGCTTACGTCATTGAGAACCGGCAAATCGCCTACTGTGTATGTAGAGAGTCTAGATGCCCTGGGCTATTTTTACCAAGTGTTAAATCACCACCTCAAAGAACTTCAATATTATCCACCTCATGTTAACAAACCAGAAAACAGGTTGTTTGCCCAGTACCATAAAGAGTATATGCCCGATATGAAAACCCATATCATACAGGAGATAGAAAATGAGGACCCAAACTTGCGTTTGGTATTAGCAACAAAAGCCATGGGTATGGGTTTGAATGCTCCTCACATCCGGCGTATAATCCACTGCAGACCACCAACGACTTTAGAAAAGTATGCTCAGGAAATTGGTAGAGCCGGCAGGGATGGCGCTAGAACCAAAGCTGTTTTACATTACAATAACAGTGACATAGCTACATGTAAGAATAGAAAGGGTCTATCATCAGCAATGGCAGAATTCTGTAAGAACACTACATCTTGTCTCCGAGTAGAACTTGTAAAGTATTTTGGATTTGACAATGTGATGTTTAATGGTCCAGCAGCAGGTTATTGTTCAAATTGTGCAGGCACTGTGAAGGAAACATATCTTTGA
- the LOC138309652 gene encoding uncharacterized protein produces MDEGTQTDNLIMDFSKAFDKVSYPLLIPKLRHFCINDSVTTWIGDFLSERTKAFLVEREKSDYVNVLSGDGVPKGLGHRPILFFFYINDIPIGLDATVRLFADDTIAYLALSSHSDTAKLQKNPDC; encoded by the coding sequence ATGGATGAGGGCACTCAGACAGACAATCTCATTATGGACTTCTCCAAGGCATTTGATAAAGTTAGTTATCCCCTCCTTATTCCTAAGTTGAGGCACTTTTGTATTAATGACTCTGTCACGACCTGGATCGGAGACTTCTTATCAGAAAGAACAAAGGCTTTTCTTGTAGAAAGGGAGAAGTCTGACTATGTGAATGTATTGTCTGGGGATGGGGTCCCCAAAGGGCTCGGTCATCGGCCCATACTGTtctttttctatataaatgacataccaaTAGGCTTGGACGCCACAGTTCGTCTATTTGCGGATGACACTATCGCCTATCTGGCATTATCATCTCATAGCGACACTGCTAAGCTACAGAAAAATCCTGACTGTTAA